Sequence from the Ostrea edulis chromosome 8, xbOstEdul1.1, whole genome shotgun sequence genome:
TACAGGTGAACCGGGATTAAACGGACTCCCAGGATTACAGGGACTACAGGGAGCAACAGGGCTCCCAGGAAGTAAAGGGGAGCTCGGACCAAAGGGCGAGGACGGACCATTCGGACCAACAGGAGCCAAGGGGGAGCCGGGAATCAGgtctgtctgttcgtctgtGTGGAGGGAGTGTTGTTTCCTTGTGTGTCTCAGGTTCttttagaattgtttttatGACAGATGAGTGAAAGAGTACAAATACTtctgtacatgcatatatttatttgtgcatgaaaaggtgaaaataacgaacagcgatcaatctccaaactcctataaggattacaaaatagagaattggacaaacacggacccaatGATTATTAGTCAAGACTACTCATACAAGGCTGGTTCATCATCTTCTCACGTATAATGTATCAGTTTATCATTGTTTATTCATTGGGTACTCAATGCTAAATCTAGATCATCGAGATCATTACAAAAGGCATGCATCTTGATAGTTTTTTCAATGAAGAGAGTATATTTTAGCAAACTGTCTTAACAATTTCTGATAAGGATGTACATATTCTTCATGTATGTCCATAAAATTGTGTAAAACATCGAATTCGGAGGAaggagctaaaatacagagttAAGTGTCATCATTCTTTAATCCTGATGTGACAACTATTGTGTTGATATTATATCTGAAGGATTCAAAGAGTCGAACTTCCCATTGTAATCATGATGAGCCACATCAATTTGACTATATTACGATTTAAACTCTATAATTAACAGACGATGAATAACTTTGCAagttataaaatttacatttttatttgcCCGTAAACATTCTCGAAATTATTTCGAATGATATTCTAGCGGACTGCAAGGACGAAAGGGCGAAACTGGACCTCAAGGATTCATTGGTCAACCAGGGGTCAAAGGTGAGCAGGGTCAAATTGGACCAAATGGTGCTCCAGGAACACCAGGGCTGAATGGCATTCCAGGATCTCAAGGACAGAAAGGAGAAATGGGACCACAGGGACCTAAGGTTGGTCAATTTCTCTGTTTTTCtcttacatttttaaatttttatttctacatttcaaaCAATTACATAACATAAAGAAACCCTCCTGCTTATCTAAAGGGAAACACTGGTGATGCGGGTCCATTTGGTCCAGCTGGGGTGAAAGGAAATCCGGGTATGACTGGAGCCAAAGGAGGGAGGGGCGATAAAGGAGAAACCGGATTGATGGGATTGCCGGGTGTCCAAGGTCCAAAAGGAGATCAGGGGATGCAAGGTCAGGATATGAAATAAACGTATATATCAAGCGGCTTCTTTGGACAATCGGACACTGTCTTCACTATTGgtcacatgtacatgtcacaTGGTTCATTACTGAAGTTATTGGTTTTTTTTGACAACGTCATAAAATACCTTTTGGTATTCTTTCCAGATAAATTTTCGAAGTGATATGTACAGAACAATGATATCTACATTCACTCTGATAGATTTGGTAATCAATTTTGTAAAGGTGTAAGGTGACAATCATATTTATTCCAAAGTACTTCGTATGCTAAAACACAaacacaaacaaacacacacacacaaacacaaacaGGCCACAGTCGTTTCAGTACATGTATTCTCATTGGTTAAGAAATGAGAATGGTATGCAAATAGATCTGACTAAATCTTCCGAGGGTGAAGATCAGAGTTGCGGAACGAAATCCTTCATGAGCGGAGATGTGCATGCATGTTAGCATATATAGTACTGCACCGATTGACGAATGATTTACCAATCAAGGTTTAGCCTCGATAATATGCACCAACTGCGCACTTTTTTGTGTGTAGCTGTAAATTTTGCAGTTGTTAATGTTGTAGGTATTGAAGACAACCGATGTAAGACATTAAACCAGTCAACTAAAGCCATAGACACTTGatgttacaatatatataaagaaattaCTTGACTTTCAATATAAGCGTGTTATTTTTTGCAACACCAAGCGGCTGTGACCAATTGAAAAGCCTGTACTAAAGCTAGATCACCAATTATTTTCAGTGATAAACCTTTGATGTTGCATTGTTTATAGCTTTCGAAAATTTAACAATTACGTATCTAAAACAAGTTAGATTATAAATGATAGATGCATGAGATATAGAGGCTTATTTTTATTATGGAGGATATGACAACAATAATATGATAATGGGTTGGTTCTCACCGTTTTTGTCCTCCTATGATAAAGCATAGcatttatttcttgaatgtTTAGGTTATCAGGGAGCAAGGGGTCAGAAAGGAGAAACAGGAATCACAGGTCCTCAAGGACTTCCGGGTTCTCTTGGGCCACAAGGGATCATGGGAATGAAAGGAGAACTCGGACCGCAAGGATTGCCGGGACTAAAGGGTGAAATGGGAGCTAGGGTAACTAACGAGATAAAAATGAGTTTCGGTCACGGAAACGAAATGTATTCCTTTTTTTGTCATAcatgtttcttaaaaaattttACAGGGATTTACTGGATTCCAGGGTCCACCTGGCGTTGCCGGTGCTTCCGGTCCTCAGGGACAGAAAGGTGAACGAGGTCAGCAGGGGTACTTCGGACAAAAGGGAGAGAAAGGTGACACTGGAGCCGGCAGTAATTGTTGTGTACAGCTAGGTAAGGATATGTCTTTGGCGGatctaaaagaaaatatattattgGCGAATTCACATGAAAATGGTCACCGAATATGTTGGTACCAAAAATGATTTGCATCTAGTCTTTTGATGAAAATGATTCTCTTTAGTGAGTTGTCTTGACTTTTACTTCTACATATGTTATTACTTCTACAACGTATAAGTTTACATTGCTTTTAATCGTCATTACAATTATTGACCACATAAGAATAATATTTTGTCTCACTAAAATCTCATTGAGGGGTCATTTCTAGGCAAAGACATACAGTGTACTTATTTTAAGAATTGCTTGTGCTTTGGTTCGCCTAGATATTGACACACTTTTGTTGTTACGGGTTACATTGCATTAAGGTCTTGTAGTCGATCGAAATCTACGAAGGACAATAAGTGTAGAATACGAGATAAAGGGGATGATAAAGTGCAGTCTCTCCAGAGTGATGTAATAGACATGTGCCACATATTCTTCTATATTTACAGCCAAACCAACCATTCAAGGAAGCATAGGAACAATTTACCACGTGACAGCTAAAGAAAACAACACGGTTATCTTACCATGTAAGGTCAACGGATACCCTTCTCCTACAGTCACGTGGTCTAAAAATAATGACGTATCACCGATCAAGCAGGGGGTGTTAACTTCCAATGGTTTGCTGCTGGTGGATGTTCACGTTGGAGATACCGGAAATTATACATGCAAAGCAGAGAGCATTCTGGGAATTCAAGAAAAAGTTGTAGAACTAATTGTTAAAGGTATGAGATATTACTTCATATTTGATATCTACcatgtatgtttaaaaatgaaaaagatcgAATATATTTCGGAGCAAATATGAATGCATACAGTTATGAGACTTGTGTATCCGTTATTTGTAAGGATACCTTCAATTAACCTTGCAACTGAAAAATACTTCTAAATGAGTGATAAGTTGAGTTCCTATGACCAGGTTCAATTTCTAGTATCCATTCTATAATAGTGAAACCGAAACCTGCATTTGTAGTAACCGGAAGTATCTATTTGTTCCGATTTGCCTTAGGTAATGATCCTTAGTGCATGGATTGAGGATTTTAGAATAACCCCAATCACTGATAATCCTACTCttgtaaaacttaaaatttcaTTCACACAATGAAACGTTTAACAACAATAAAATTGACAGGGATGATGCAATATCATACTAGTTTCAGGTGTGATAATAGCGTTAAATATTAAATTGTCATAACCTTTAGAGGCAATCACCAGAGTgattttatttctatattcatgCTAGTATCTTGTTGATTATGCAGTGATGTAAATGATTTTATACGGAAACATGTTATTTGAAAGGCTAAGAAAATTTGTAACCACAACGGTTGTCTCCCTGGTGTTATCTGGGATTTAATTCTAACATTCAGACTTTCAAGTTCacaatattgttttgtataGTAGTGATGGAAGTCACATTTGTATAAGACAATTCTGTGAAACATTCGGTCGGAATGCATTGAATAATGAATAAGTATGCTCTAAGTTTAAGAATcctatccccccccccaatccaTTTCTAATCAACaggaaaaacattttaaaagactTTCTGATAGGCCTATTTTCCACGAAACGAATTGGATCAAGTCTAATCAAGCTATCAATGTCGTTCTAGACTAACTAGTGCCTCTACTAAGAAAAGCATGTCTGCAATTGGGATTGGCGCAAATGGTGTGTTCACATTTTGCTTTGAAAACCAAGTTCTGTGACTAGTCGGGGCATAGTCGACCCCCCCAGACTTGCACCCCCCCCGGGAGATTCCTGATTACCGACGTCTGAAATGCAGACTGTCTGAATATTAAGATAATGGTATTTTACCTTTTTTGCAGACGGAGAAGCGAAGATTCATCCAGACCAGGAATATGTTGGGGCTAAGGTAATTGCtaacaaaacattgaaaacaattcCTCTGAATTTATACATGGACTTAGATTATCTTTCGATTCCAATTGTTAtgttggtggactgttagtccccgagggtctctatatatgtaattgctgttataaaatttagaaattcatttcaaaatgaaggattatctccctcgcacatagctcttatccatagacgaatttgactccactgtTTTGGCatactgtttttccctaaaatagctctaaaacgtcattgttattttggatttcaaacatttcggttgagtatcactgaagagacattatttgtcaaaatgcgcatctgttgcatcaaaattggtaccatataagttttacatgatgcAGGAGAGGTGTGGGACCAGTGCGTGCGTCATTTCCGCTCCTTGTCACAACAACACTATTCACTTCTTTATTTCCATTATTTAGGTCGGGCAAATTGTTCAAAACTTATGCAGGGTCACAGAAACAGACCATTACAACCTCCAATattccaaggtcacagggtcattTCCGATTCACAATATCAACCCGGATGGAAGCGTTCGATTTGCTATGACGGGTGAGCGTGAGACTGGCGAATACCAATGCGAGGCTACCACCGATACCGGAATTGTGTTTGCAGCCTTCTATGGTAAGTCATGCTGAGGGAGTTTCTAATTGATGGATGTGCAAAACATCATTGAATTTATTAAAATGATTTGAATAGTCTCCTTTTGATGTAGCGTTATACTGAGTAAAATGGATGTGATTAATGTCATGTAGAAGTTTCGTTTAATTGATTAAGATAAGTTCGTATGATGACGCGACGGGACAACAAAATGAATCCAAATAATGCAATGTTTTCCAGAAGGCATATGACGATGAAATAATACACATTGACGAAAGTGAATGTTTTGATGTTTGTATCAATAATTAATTCATCATTCTTAATCATTCACCACTTTCCAGTGTACAAGGACATGGGACAACTGACATGTCAGACTACGTTTGCTGACTGTGCAACATTAGATAAATCGTACTGC
This genomic interval carries:
- the LOC125661675 gene encoding collagen alpha-1(II) chain-like encodes the protein MTKDKNARLEQNCGCFYVTSALVIGCILASLTAVNFYQIWTLKQDVEFLKLQCNLIADNSREVVEDTSRSKRQVVSDLSSFIRNITNQQLAVQCNSNTTICIQGSKGDPGLQGLPGSKGDTGSKGDRGLTGLPGLPGSDGFNGTKGDTGPMGPTGAKGETGLPGVKGETGVKGDTGLQGPQGIKGLKGEMGDPGQNGLNGTVGPSGTPGAAGLPGSKGEPGLNGLPGLQGLQGATGLPGSKGELGPKGEDGPFGPTGAKGEPGISGLQGRKGETGPQGFIGQPGVKGEQGQIGPNGAPGTPGLNGIPGSQGQKGEMGPQGPKGNTGDAGPFGPAGVKGNPGMTGAKGGRGDKGETGLMGLPGVQGPKGDQGMQGYQGARGQKGETGITGPQGLPGSLGPQGIMGMKGELGPQGLPGLKGEMGARGFTGFQGPPGVAGASGPQGQKGERGQQGYFGQKGEKGDTGAGSNCCVQLAKPTIQGSIGTIYHVTAKENNTVILPCKVNGYPSPTVTWSKNNDVSPIKQGVLTSNGLLLVDVHVGDTGNYTCKAESILGIQEKVVELIVKDGEAKIHPDQEYVGAKVGQIVQNLCRVTETDHYNLQYSKVTGSFPIHNINPDGSVRFAMTGERETGEYQCEATTDTGIVFAAFYVYKDMGQLTCQTTFADCATLDKSYCGGTCPAGCTDLNEAFHAHRFALNLPVCRAALNSGGLKSLGGHVIWKNEHANGGEASEFVQATPVVRPPITVLG